The genome window tgttcttttgtttatttaaaaatgctcAGCTATTTGTTAACaactaaaatgtttttgtttaattttgttttctttggaAATACGCTCCGAAACCGTTGAGCagctatttgttgttgttcttgttgttcttgttgttgttgttgtttttgttgttcgctTTTGCATAGAACTTAATTATAGATAAACCTATgcattatacatatttactctTTCAAATTCACTTATTTCTCTGTGttcaatttataaacattttgatttaacTATTTTGTTATGACTTCATAatcattctctttttttattcttttgttgCATACGAGTATAATTGAATTTCGACATCTGTATagctacaaaatatatgtgtatatatacgcatatatgtatatatacttgaATTTTGTCTTTATCACCGATTTCACTTGATGTCGAGTTGCGTTTACTGCCTGATTTCTGATTCTGATGCTAgctatttattgaaaaaattgtgTTCCTAAGAATaatcttcttctgcttcttcttctacaGTTTATTcctcgtttgttgttgtttttgtttttgttggtagATGTAAAtcaattgcagttgctttATTTCAAATCCATGTATGTAAGTACTTGGCTCCAACTGATCCTTTCAACTCTCCTTCTATGTTTGTCTTTTGTagcatataaaaatgtaagtatgtatgtgagtgtgcctgtgtgtgtgtttgtgtgtgtgtgtgtctagaAAGTTAATAAAGTAATTTTCGCTCAGAtgctatattttttgtttttgggttgGATTATAGGTGTggttaagtgtgtgtgtgtagatcaATCAATTGTGTGCAAAACCATCGATAATACTAGCCTGAATGTCAATCTCGATTATATATCTACAAATATGtgatatatatatctataaagTATACTTCACGATAGTAGTAACGATCGATTTGCCCTAGCATGATGTTATAGGTAGTACGAGTATTTTTAAGGGTAACTGTGCATTGTTGACTGTGTAGAATTTGCTATTTGTCTTCGATATTCTCATCTCCAAAACATTTAGacaatatatactatatatgtatatatatattgagcctagaatttaattttcatattcatttccACTTCTTTCGATTTATTCTCTTATTCTTTACTTGGGATTActgtgtatataaaataatttgtttttggtttttttttcgttttcgtttttgtttttggttggtTTACATATAAAAAACTCGTGCTACATATAGGTGCTTAAGTATGTTATGTTATTGTAAAGTACATccataacatacatacatatgaaatatatatatatatatgtatattgtatcgtatatatatatatatctatgtgtatTATGTGTGTTTATGATGCTGCTTCTATATTAGTGTGtatttctctgtgtgtgtttttctgtGTGTCTCTTGTATTATCCATATCCATAAATTATTAGATGCTACTCATTTGTTTGGTGTATACCTCAGCTTTAGCTAACTGTACAAAAAAACTTTAGCCTTAGATTCACATCTCGTCTTagctattaaattaaaatttattgatgATATTCTCTTTTATGATCTCGATAAATGTTTATCTCTTTGCTTAGTTTTGTGCCaggttttttctttcttctttctttaatttattgaactcacttgcctttgctttttttttaactaaatattttcagTGACTTATTGAGGAACTTCACCAAAACTTTAAATATGTTTACggtgtgactgtgtgtgtgtctgtgtgttagtgtgtgtgtgtctactAAGCTAAATTGAATGGTGCATTTGTCTATACTGCTATATTAATCGCTTTATTGACTGTTTGAacgttttcttcttcttgttgttgttgtttttgttgtctgaGTTACTTTAACTAGatgtaattatattaattagctaatattaattaattcttaatttcCTTGCGAAGTTTTGCTCCTACtttgctgtgttttttttcagaatgtttttcttttttagtttttaatacaatatatacaactgtttcaaattaatttgctatCAACTATCCTGTCTTTGTTAAACAACTATTTGTGATCCTTATAGGCTAGGTTCTTAGGCAGTTTCATTCAAATTTGTGTACATAAGTATCTAAACctatttattttcgatttatatgtcatttattgatttcacTTTGCTTTCAAAGtgtcattttattttgctttttttaaataattgttttgcttttattttttatggtgCCGCAAAGTTTTCTTGAAGATGGATTTTTctgtgcaattaaaatgttatttttttttgttattggtattcttatttttgcaatatttttttcgtagaattttctataaaaattgGTGAAACTAAAGCCGTTTGTTTAAAAACCAAATTTTTTTATCGTTATCATCTCTTATTTGTTATCaactatttgctttttttgtttatgcccGATGCCTTTTGTTATCAAAAGGTGCCATTGAAAGTAATATTGTACATTAGAACTTTTcctttattttgtatttatttttaatgtgcaaattattaaaaatttaagatttttatgGTCGAGTAATTTTAggttttttcatttcatttcatttttgtttttcgttttcatttttaaaattaattaaatgatttcattaatttgtttaagtttgatttgcattttgaaaatttatcgATTTTAATTCCTAAAAAATTTGGCCATTTTTCTTGGAAGCGCTAAAAAGTGGTCAGTTTtgagaaataaaacaaaaacatattgggtcttttttgttgttgttgttaaagaTAGAATTACAATTAACAGTGCGTGCAGCTTAAAAGGAGTTTCATGAaccacaacaaataaaactaaGGCTatgatttaaatgtaaattaaaactaaGTTTTTTGCCTAAACTAAGGAAGACTCTTCAAGTGTCTGCTTAAGGGAAGTAATTGGCAAAGGAAATCATTTCAAAAACGGGACAAATTGAAGAATGCCAAAGTCGAGAGCGATCGACTTGATAATTCCCTATAGCCAAATACAGATATAAtttcagtattattatttgatattaCGACAGACGCTCggacaaatataattatatcaTATGCTTTGGTGTAGCTACAgggttttatttttgattaactCAAATGGTTGAAAAGTTGACTTCTGGTTCATTTATATTCACTTATGTAAATTGCATCGGGTGTATTAAAGTTTTGAATTATGTGAGTctgaaataaattgtttttgactGTGctattatttgcttttgcatttgtaaTTATCTATGTTGAGACTTTTTCACGAGTATtcttttcgttcttttttttttgtttatatttaatttgctttgtttttttttttactttctcTACTATTTGCTATATTTGCTGCTTTTGATTATTCatcgtgttgttgttcttgttgttattttcttCTTACTTCTAGATTTATCTGCTTTGGTTTCTCTCACGTAATTCTATTTAACAATATCCTTTGCTCTCCGTCTCCATAATATGTGTGTCCTTTTCTTGTagtatttaacaataatatgttgcttttgcatttcttttgtttatatcgctagttaaaattaattttggttaatgttttttgtgtattttttttttttttgattttttttttttttttttttgttgtttttcagcGCGCTGCATAGTTTGACTCTCACGTGCGCTGTTCACTTGTCGTCTCCTGCATCTGTCCTTCAATCTGCGCATCCTGGGCGTTTATTCCTCCCCAAGCAAGACGAGATCGTCGGCAACGACGTCACTCACATGAAGGTAGATGATCCAGTACATGAGATTGAAGCATACGAAGCAAACAGGAAACACAATACGCGAGTATTTGTCGATATCCGAGGGCGTAATGCCAAGGAGTTTGTTAATATCCTGCGGgggaaataaaatatttagtatatattcgATGAGCCATGCACAGTGCAAGCTCGAAGTGATTaaacattcttttttttttagtattttttttatattaatattacaaGCACTCTTTCATATAGTCAGTATGAAAATATTctgaatatttgtatattaatattacaagtactcttttatatattcagtatgaaaatatactgaatattatttatactaaTATTACAAGCactctttaaaatattcagtataaaaatatactgaatattttttattttatagaatattttcaTACTGAATATTTGAAAGAATGCCTATaatattagtatataaatattcagtatagttttatagtattttatgaaatatacagtatagttttatagtattttataaaatatactgaatattttGGAAACTAATATTACAAGCACTCTTTCAAATACTTAGTATGAAAATTactgaatattttttatactaatATTACCAGCACTTTTTCAAATATTcagtatacaaaaatattgaagatttatatactaatattATAAGCATTCTTTCAAATATTCagtatgaaaatatactataaaaatatacggAATGTTTTTTATACTAATATTACAAGCACTTTTTTAGATATTCagtatgaaaatatactataaaaatatactgaatgattttatattaatattagaaGCTCTTGCTTTAGATACTCAGTATGAAAATTTActgaatattttctataataataatacaatcaCTTTTTTAAATCACTTTATAGAGCTTGCACTGCgttaaaaatttcaattctttcTCGAATTTGATTCAATTGTTTGATTTCGTAAATGATTTAGAGACTctcgtattttgttttggtttttggatTGTGCCGCATCATGTACGATCTTTACCTTTACCTTTTTTACTTTGCCAGGATGGAGTAAATGTGCGGGCACCGCTGCCTCTGGATCACCGCCGGCATCTGGTGGACCACCACCACCGCCCCCAGCACCACCGCCAGGACCAGCGCCGCCGGGCGCCGGGCCGGGTCCATGCGACTGAGGTCCGCCACGACCGCCATTCACCGTGTTCTCCAACGTGCCGCCCTTGGAGTGTGCCTTCGGGTCATGGACCTTGAATCTCACCTCCTGGAACAAGGGTCCCACTATCGAGCAACCGCGCGTACCAACGTTTTGTTGGATATTTGAAAAGCCGATTGGGCGGTTACTCACTGTTTGCTTGGGCGCATGCGGATGACCATGGCTGTGGGCATGGTGACCATGCCCATGTCCATGCTCCGGGCCGGGTCCGCCTCCGACATTCGGATTCGGATTGGCCTGCTGCTGCACACCATCgagctgttgctttttttgttcagCTATCTTTTGGATCGCCATAAATCTTTGTTTTCGCATTTGAATTCGTTTTGCCATATAGCCGACGGTGGCGTATTCTATGATTGCGATATGATTTGAATATAGTttcgaattgttgttgtcagttttAAGTATTGAGAGAtagtttgattttttttttttgattgattgattgattgattgattgattggttGTAATGCGATTGATTGGATTGATTTTGATATTGAGATGGGGGCAAACGGACGGTGGCGGTTCGGAGGGGTTGATGGCGGATGCACAAAATTTTGAATCAAGTCGCGTTCCATATGAGTTTTAATGATGGTTTTGTTGATAGTTGATTTttggttgtagttgttgttggttgtagttgttgtagttgttgttgttgtagttgttgttgttgtcaataGTTGGATTGTTGCACAGTTTGTAATTTTGAAGTACGGTTTGGAACAGTATAGGGAAAATGGAGCGTTTTTTggaatatattaattttttttttggcatttcatttttcttttttttttcaatatacgTAGATgtacataaatttatgtacatatacgtatatttaagaatatatatttaaataaattttaataaataaatattgtgatTTATGAAACTTCTGTTGATATGTTAAgggattgtaaataaaatgggGTCTTTGGAGCAGCCTTAGAAGTTAGAAAGCAGGTTAAAATAAAGCAGTCGAGAGTGCTCAACCAGCAGATACCCTGTACCGAGATCAGGGGTTAGCTAAGTGCAATATATTACTGTAAAAATTATTGACCCTATAAAGAGTAGTTAGCAAATATAGTtgaaaagcaaatttaaatttataaattctttcTGCTAAGTTgaatttatatagtacttttTAAGAGACTTTAATTagcatatattatatatttattatggaCTGTCTTTATTCGATTTGGGTACAGGGTATAAATAGTTAGCTTGAAGCAATTTCGCCCCAGTGTAATTAATggttttacaaataaaaatgttaaagaaaTTATTCTTTTCGTTAGCCAGGCAAaggaaaaaagtgaaaagcgaGTGGTGTTGTTGTGTATAGTAGGTGTGTGGTGAAGGGTGTACTCGCATGAAGTACGCTGTACGGTGTACACTGTACAGTGTTCGGGTGTTCGGTGTTGAGACAGGTAAGTacagacagagcgagagagagatagagattcAGAATAATTAAAGTGTAGCGACTAAATGACTGTGAGtgttaatgtgtgtgtgtgtgtgtgtgtgtgggtgtaagTATAAGtgtaagtataagtataagtatatgtgtgtgagtgtgtattagtgtctgtatctgtgtgcTTGTCAGtaactgtctgtctgcttctcatgttttgttgctgtttttgttgtttgctttggtttagttttgtattttttgttgttgagaAATGAGtgaaaaaaattcatttgtaaGCCAAATGGTTTATGTACAAATTTATATCTGCAGTTGAGACCATCATTCAAGGAAAATGTTTATGTGCGTGCCGTAAATGCAAATTCATTGAACAGTCGCCCGTGTAGAGGACACACACATTTCCGTGTtacacattacgtatacgcaatattttgtttgggGAGTACGTACCAATCCGAAGTAGTCCTAACATGCATCGGATAAACAAAAGGGATCCAACAATACTATACGAGTATGTTTATGCTATGTATTTTTATGTCTCTAAACTTAGCTATAGTTATGTTATATACTTTTGGGGCGTGCTGTATTCATagagtatatttttatttttatttttgctattgttgGGGACGGGTTGAAGAAATGAGACGCTCGTCGAACTGGTTAGCCAACAATGAGGGGTGAGTATTAGCGTTGAACGAGTAACTAACGAGTTGAACTACTTACCCCATCATAAGAACGTCTTTGCTGTAAATGCAGAGaatagaacagaaaacaaaaaacagaaacgaaATAGACAGAGACCATCTATCATATCTTACCTAAAAACCTCAAGTTCTATCGTAtacattatatttatgttgccATTCACATTTGCGATTACCATGTCTGGGTGTGTAAGACTTAGACTTGGCAATCCAAATGTGTTATCTTGTATTATGATTTTGGTTTGGCAACATTTCTTGAGGCTTTCGACTGATATATATGTTGATCTATCCGGATGCTATCAAGAGCACATCTTACTTGGACTTTTTATTTACAGTGTTCTGgtgttttctcttttcttatctttttttgtttgttcttttattcaattcaatcgCGACTCAAGCCAGGTGTGACGCAAGGCATGCTggttcattttcaatttgttgtctttttcttttcatttgcatttggatttgcatttttttttttgcgctcgGTATCAGCTCGTACCCTGGGCTGGAGATTAATGTTTGAttgtgtttttcgtttttgatttgggttttttttttttggattttaattaaattaaatttagcagttcgtagtattttttttgcgttaTTTTGTAGTGGAAGCTGGGCGTATATTAATATCTGGGTACCATTACAGGTTGAAGTGTGTTCGCTCATGTGCATTTTGTATGCAGTTCTcatgatttttgtatttttatttttttttttgcttttttgcggTTTTGTTTGCTGGGTGCGCTGGAACACTAAGTCAACCTGAGGCGGCTAcaacaatatactatatagagtACAGTTAAGTGGAAGCTAAGAGGCTAAAATAATTTCATGGCATGCTTCGATTTAGTTGTTGGAGGCTCTCTAAAAGCATATTTCTggtgtatgtttgtgtgttgctaACACTGAGTCTAAAATATGTgagcgtatgtgtgtgtgtgtgtgggaaatAGTGTAGGTGTGAGTGATGTGTTTGTGGAAATATTGTGGCCTTTACTTGGGCAACGCATATCTATgaatttgcatacattttcCTTAGATGATAGTTGCATTGTTTCTTTGTATAGAAGAAATTAACAATAACatacaaatacgaaaaaagagatttcatttttttcatcTTGTTGACCTGAGTACAGTTTTAGTTGTAGGTTTTGTGTGAGTTGTTGCTTAAGATGTTAGGATTTTAAGAGAGAAAGTTTAAAAGTTAGAGCATTGATTCgacttgaaattgaaatggtTCTTCTTggatttgaaatatatttgatatggGTTTTTCGTATACTTAGGTTCAATCAAATGTATTTCAAACTCTTCTTAATTATGAACGagccttttctttttttgttttttttgttttggtaaaGTGCGCACATAATCTGATCATAAACAATTATCAGTACTCTACTTCCAGGATAATGTGAATTTGTAGAAAATTGAATACGAATTAATCAAATTTCGTTTGCCAATCGCAAAAgtataaaaagatttttgaattttgaaatttggatCGAGAGCATTTGGTTTACTTTTTTGATACTTAGTAAGTATTGTTTAGAGAGGGTGATTTGATTGTAAGTATCTGTGATGTTTTGTGATGCTGCTGCAAAACGCGAAGCTGAAGAACAGTGTAAAAGTGTTTTTAAGTAAGTTTGAAGATAAAGTGAAGGAaaccaaatgcaaaattttCTGTTATCGTTTTTTTGCATTGGCTGTGGCCTGAAACAGTTTCAGTTGTCTTTTCTTTCGGCCaacttgaaatgaaattataaaaatgaataaaatcatagaattgtaataataattgagTGTGTGTTCTTGTGTATGTGAAAGAGATAgttagatagatagatagagatagagagtaTGATAGTAAGTTGTATATGCCCGTGTGGTGCTTTTTGTGGAATTGAATGGAAATTGTATTTTGGCTACTTTGaattggtttttggttttgtattgtttgtttgttaaatgttttcgCTAGATTTTGTTTACCCAGTAGACTGGCAAAGACCATAACGAAGCATGTTCCCAGATAGACGTCAATCGACTTGACGTAAGAAATCTTTGGCAGCGCTGCATTTGTTGACGACATCAAAGTGGTCATTGTCAACACGGTTGTCACACCGAGCGCCACACGCGCCGGCGTTGCATTGCGATTGAGCCAAAATGATACCCATGATATAATAACGATCAGTCCAGAGGGTATGTAGATTTGTATAAGATAATAGCCCATCGAACGCACGAATTGAATTTCGCAGGCTAAACGTGAATAGTTGCCTgttgattattattgatttcagttcaacatgttttttttttttgataatgaTTGTCGtcgttttttggtttggttttttgattattttgatgGTACAGTTTTCAAGTAAATacgtataaatatataaatatttgttcattCATGAAACGAGAttgggagagaaagagaaaaagagagtagagagtaatatattattagtaaatGCTTTCGcatatcatttcattttatgaagtatattagaaattaaaaatagttattattaacaattattaGTATGTTTTCTTCACTCAACTGAAAAGTagtaaatattcaaataaagttTCCAATCAACACAGAGCAAAAGGGCTAAaccaaataaatgaaatgaaaatttttaactaatttaagcatttttcaTAAGTATGAGCGCATTATTAACGAAGATAACGAGGTATTCTTCAATGGCTGGCAAAAATTGGGTCGCTGGCTCattttcgaaatatatattgtaaatcGACGGGTATCGATGattataattgaaatcaaaacaagttaactatataatagaaatatgtgtgtgtgtgtgtgtgtgtatgcaataGGTATAAAAAGTATGTGGTAAGGGATTATTGTATTATCACTTATGTAAGTAAGTAACAAGTTAAATAAAGCAATCGATAAAATTGGATGAATTTGTAATGGACTTTTCGCAATTACTGTCaaacttttaatttgtgcTCAAATTAAATGGAATACGTAACGCCGCAGTCGCCTACTTGCAATACTGCAAACTctttaaagatatttaatatagtatttattattaaataaataatttactcTAAGTCGAACACCTCATGAGAATGACCGCAAATGTTGTTGGAATTGCTGttagaacaaaaaacaaaattagataacaaatttaaataatatttcgaATGAACAGAGATGAGCAGAGCTAGTCAAAGGCCCAGTTAGgcgcattattattttttcttattttttgttttattcctACAAgagatttattatttatgtatgtaatacGAAACGAAATTTTAAAGATGAGAGCATGCTTGGGAGGGCGtcttatatttgatttttgttgttatatattttattatatatatatgtaagtatgtagtaattagtttttgatttcattttgattttggtgTATTTTCATCTAATTATgttaatcattaaaaaaagCTTGAATGATTTGCGT of Drosophila nasuta strain 15112-1781.00 chromosome 3, ASM2355853v1, whole genome shotgun sequence contains these proteins:
- the LOC132793299 gene encoding gamma-aminobutyric acid receptor subunit beta isoform X5 produces the protein MSDSAMDKLIKLTPCTRTPLLTIWLAINMALIVQEQGHKRSTTVQSATGGGSMLGDVNISAILDSFSVSYDKRVRPNYGGPPVEVGVTMYVLSISSLSEVKMDFTLDFYFRQFWTDPRLAYRKRPGVETLSVGSEFIKNIWVPDTFFVNEKQSYFHIATTSNEFIRVHHSGSITRSIRLTITASCPMNLQYFPMDRQLCHIEIESFGYTMRDIRYFWRDGLSSVGMSSEVELPQFRVLGHRQRATEINLTTGNYSRLACEIQFVRSMGYYLIQIYIPSGLIVIISWVSFWLNRNATPARVALGVTTVLTMTTLMSSTNAALPKISYVKSIDVYLGTCFVMVFASLLEYATVGYMAKRIQMRKQRFMAIQKIAEQKKQQLDGVQQQANPNPNVGGGPGPEHGHGHGHHAHSHGHPHAPKQTVSNRPIGFSNIQQNVGTRGCSIVGPLFQEVRFKVHDPKAHSKGGTLENTVNGGRGGPQSHGPGPAPGGAGPGGGAGGGGGGPPDAGGDPEAAVPAHLLHPGKVKKDINKLLGITPSDIDKYSRIVFPVCFVCFNLMYWIIYLHVSDVVADDLVLLGEE
- the LOC132793299 gene encoding gamma-aminobutyric acid receptor subunit beta isoform X3; translated protein: MSDSAMDKLIKLTPCTRTPLLTIWLAINMALIVQEQGHKRSTTVQSATGGGSMLGDVNISAILDSFSVSYDKRVRPNYGGPPVEVGVTMYVLSISSVSEVLMDFTLDFYFRQFWTDPRLAYRKRPGVETLSVGSEFIKNIWVPDTFFVNEKQSYFHIATTSNEFIRVHHSGSITRSIRLTITASCPMNLQYFPMDRQLCHIEIESFGYTMRDIRYKWNEGPNSVGVSSEVSLPQFKVLGHRQRAMEISLTTGNYSRLACEIQFVRSMGYYLIQIYIPSGLIVIISWVSFWLNRNATPARVALGVTTVLTMTTLMSSTNAALPKISYVKSIDVYLGTCFVMVFASLLEYATVGYMAKRIQMRKQRFMAIQKIAEQKKQQLDGVQQQANPNPNVGGGPGPEHGHGHGHHAHSHGHPHAPKQTVSNRPIGFSNIQQNVGTRGCSIVGPLFQEVRFKVHDPKAHSKGGTLENTVNGGRGGPQSHGPGPAPGGAGPGGGAGGGGGGPPDAGGDPEAAVPAHLLHPGKVKKVKDINKLLGITPSDIDKYSRIVFPVCFVCFNLMYWIIYLHVSDVVADDLVLLGEE
- the LOC132793299 gene encoding gamma-aminobutyric acid receptor subunit beta isoform X2, with amino-acid sequence MSDSAMDKLIKLTPCTRTPLLTIWLAINMALIVQEQGHKRSTTVQSATGGGSMLGDVNISAILDSFSVSYDKRVRPNYGGPPVEVGVTMYVLSISSLSEVKMDFTLDFYFRQFWTDPRLAYRKRPGVETLSVGSEFIKNIWVPDTFFVNEKQSYFHIATTSNEFIRVHHSGSITRSIRLTITASCPMNLQYFPMDRQLCHIEIESFGYTMRDIRYFWRDGLSSVGMSSEVELPQFRVLGHRQRATEINLTTGNYSRLACEIQFVRSMGYYLIQIYIPSGLIVIISWVSFWLNRNATPARVALGVTTVLTMTTLMSSTNAALPKISYVKSIDVYLGTCFVMVFASLLEYATVGYMAKRIQMRKQRFMAIQKIAEQKKQQLDGVQQQANPNPNVGGGPGPEHGHGHGHHAHSHGHPHAPKQTVSNRPIGFSNIQQNVGTRGCSIVGPLFQEVRFKVHDPKAHSKGGTLENTVNGGRGGPQSHGPGPAPGGAGPGGGAGGGGGGPPDAGGDPEAAVPAHLLHPGKVKKVKDINKLLGITPSDIDKYSRIVFPVCFVCFNLMYWIIYLHVSDVVADDLVLLGEE
- the LOC132793299 gene encoding gamma-aminobutyric acid receptor subunit beta isoform X4, whose translation is MSDSAMDKLIKLTPCTRTPLLTIWLAINMALIVQEQGHKRSTTVQSATGGGSMLGDVNISAILDSFSVSYDKRVRPNYGGPPVEVGVTMYVLSISSLSEVKMDFTLDFYFRQFWTDPRLAYRKRPGVETLSVGSEFIKNIWVPDTFFVNEKQSYFHIATTSNEFIRVHHSGSITRSIRLTITASCPMNLQYFPMDRQLCHIEIESFGYTMRDIRYKWNEGPNSVGVSSEVSLPQFKVLGHRQRAMEISLTTGNYSRLACEIQFVRSMGYYLIQIYIPSGLIVIISWVSFWLNRNATPARVALGVTTVLTMTTLMSSTNAALPKISYVKSIDVYLGTCFVMVFASLLEYATVGYMAKRIQMRKQRFMAIQKIAEQKKQQLDGVQQQANPNPNVGGGPGPEHGHGHGHHAHSHGHPHAPKQTVSNRPIGFSNIQQNVGTRGCSIVGPLFQEVRFKVHDPKAHSKGGTLENTVNGGRGGPQSHGPGPAPGGAGPGGGAGGGGGGPPDAGGDPEAAVPAHLLHPGKVKKDINKLLGITPSDIDKYSRIVFPVCFVCFNLMYWIIYLHVSDVVADDLVLLGEE
- the LOC132793299 gene encoding gamma-aminobutyric acid receptor subunit beta isoform X1; this translates as MSDSAMDKLIKLTPCTRTPLLTIWLAINMALIVQEQGHKRSTTVQSATGGGSMLGDVNISAILDSFSVSYDKRVRPNYGGPPVEVGVTMYVLSISSLSEVKMDFTLDFYFRQFWTDPRLAYRKRPGVETLSVGSEFIKNIWVPDTFFVNEKQSYFHIATTSNEFIRVHHSGSITRSIRLTITASCPMNLQYFPMDRQLCHIEIESFGYTMRDIRYKWNEGPNSVGVSSEVSLPQFKVLGHRQRAMEISLTTGNYSRLACEIQFVRSMGYYLIQIYIPSGLIVIISWVSFWLNRNATPARVALGVTTVLTMTTLMSSTNAALPKISYVKSIDVYLGTCFVMVFASLLEYATVGYMAKRIQMRKQRFMAIQKIAEQKKQQLDGVQQQANPNPNVGGGPGPEHGHGHGHHAHSHGHPHAPKQTVSNRPIGFSNIQQNVGTRGCSIVGPLFQEVRFKVHDPKAHSKGGTLENTVNGGRGGPQSHGPGPAPGGAGPGGGAGGGGGGPPDAGGDPEAAVPAHLLHPGKVKKVKDINKLLGITPSDIDKYSRIVFPVCFVCFNLMYWIIYLHVSDVVADDLVLLGEE
- the LOC132793299 gene encoding gamma-aminobutyric acid receptor subunit beta isoform X6 translates to MVDFTLDFYFRQFWTDPRLAYRKRPGVETLSVGSEFIKNIWVPDTFFVNEKQSYFHIATTSNEFIRVHHSGSITRSIRLTITASCPMNLQYFPMDRQLCHIEIESFGYTMRDIRYKWNEGPNSVGVSSEVSLPQFKVLGHRQRAMEISLTTGNYSRLACEIQFVRSMGYYLIQIYIPSGLIVIISWVSFWLNRNATPARVALGVTTVLTMTTLMSSTNAALPKISYVKSIDVYLGTCFVMVFASLLEYATVGYMAKRIQMRKQRFMAIQKIAEQKKQQLDGVQQQANPNPNVGGGPGPEHGHGHGHHAHSHGHPHAPKQTVSNRPIGFSNIQQNVGTRGCSIVGPLFQEVRFKVHDPKAHSKGGTLENTVNGGRGGPQSHGPGPAPGGAGPGGGAGGGGGGPPDAGGDPEAAVPAHLLHPGKVKKVKDINKLLGITPSDIDKYSRIVFPVCFVCFNLMYWIIYLHVSDVVADDLVLLGEE